In the Chryseobacterium sp. MYb264 genome, one interval contains:
- a CDS encoding SusC/RagA family TonB-linked outer membrane protein codes for MKKTLATFAVFLLPLYLTAQEINISGNVKSENGSSVSGVSITDKNTGKTATTDANGNFTISANPKDILEFYSPEFSMYTVEVSNRKNYSVVLKKVSEKQIEGVVITALGITKKKEKIGYSTQEVGTKQFETITTPSIGNLFSGQVAGLNVSNPTGMQQAPEFTLRGNSNLVFVIDGVIVEKEVFQNLDPNNIDNINVLKGATASALYGSRGRYGAVLITTKSAKKKGFSVEFSQNTMITGGFTNLPKTQTEYGNGSHGKYEFWDGADGGVNDGDMIWGPKFVPGTKIAQWNSPIRDRQTGEVIPWYGTVAGSMYNDKSRYERVPIDWEYHDNLKTFMKPAVINNNNFSISYRNNKDVYRLSGNFMNYDDRIPEAYLQRYGVNFSSENHITDKLIFNTKFNFNQTFTPNIPNYDYNPSGHMYTILIWMGGDVNGRDLRNHLWVPGQEGRTQANWNYAWYNNPWFGSEYYKNKNRTNIINAQTGLEYKATQDFSIKGKMSIVENHNKQEIFSPYSYFNYDAPRSGGYILNDTKTWNLNYDVLATYKKKISEDFGFTINAGGSGFYYKNNLNKASTDGLIIPEVYNFDNSIGALKKYTYLKEKLIYSAYSTIDIDLFNAFFINVSGRNDWSSTLPKANRSYFYPSASVSAVISNLVKMPESINLLKLSASWARVAYDFQPYSIRNYYQNNNGVAYNGNPTFLYPKILNVENSLKPEQTKSYELGLSAGLFNNRVTLDATYFRTLDYNNILEFPSAESSGFTSQYVNGNEYTTKGFEVSLGLVPVKTANFTWRSLINWSTYEQKLTSIYAGMPNYNNIKLGERMDSYYDTTWQKSPDGKVILNADTGMPTRATTPTNLGHFAPDWTFGFNNTFKYKELSLNIGIDGSIGGVMRSQVVEKMWWGGKHPNSTQYRDLEYANPGTYYFVPDGVNYNATTGAYTQHTKAISFQTWAQNYPYQARVTEDENEMFANVFDRTFIKLRSVVLEYDFSSLLNPKGMIKGFTANISGYNLVMWKKSKNLYSDPDFKIGNVEDGSGNDIQDPSSRWFGIGFNLKF; via the coding sequence ATGAAGAAGACTTTAGCTACTTTTGCAGTTTTTTTACTCCCCCTTTATCTTACTGCCCAAGAAATTAACATTTCCGGAAATGTAAAATCCGAAAACGGCTCCAGTGTTTCTGGTGTTAGCATCACCGATAAAAACACCGGAAAAACGGCTACTACGGATGCCAATGGTAATTTCACCATTTCTGCCAATCCGAAAGATATTCTTGAATTTTATTCACCCGAATTTTCGATGTATACTGTAGAAGTTTCAAACAGAAAAAACTATTCTGTTGTTCTAAAGAAAGTATCTGAGAAACAAATTGAAGGCGTAGTAATTACCGCATTGGGAATTACCAAAAAGAAAGAAAAGATTGGGTATTCTACTCAGGAAGTAGGAACCAAACAATTTGAAACTATTACGACACCAAGTATTGGGAACTTATTCTCCGGGCAGGTTGCCGGTTTGAACGTTTCTAACCCAACAGGAATGCAGCAGGCTCCTGAATTTACTTTGAGAGGAAACTCAAACTTAGTTTTCGTGATCGATGGGGTGATTGTAGAAAAAGAAGTTTTCCAGAATTTAGATCCCAATAATATCGATAATATCAACGTATTGAAAGGAGCAACCGCTTCTGCCCTTTACGGATCGAGAGGAAGATATGGTGCTGTTTTAATTACGACAAAAAGTGCTAAAAAGAAAGGTTTCTCTGTAGAATTCTCTCAGAACACGATGATCACAGGTGGCTTTACCAATCTTCCGAAAACGCAAACAGAATACGGAAACGGTTCGCACGGAAAATATGAATTCTGGGACGGTGCCGATGGTGGTGTAAACGATGGTGATATGATTTGGGGACCGAAATTTGTTCCCGGAACTAAAATTGCACAGTGGAACAGCCCGATCAGAGACAGACAAACCGGAGAAGTGATCCCCTGGTACGGAACGGTTGCCGGAAGTATGTACAACGATAAATCGAGATACGAAAGAGTACCGATCGACTGGGAATATCATGATAACTTAAAAACCTTCATGAAACCCGCGGTTATCAACAATAATAATTTCTCCATCAGCTACAGAAACAATAAAGATGTGTACCGACTGTCTGGGAATTTTATGAATTATGATGACAGAATTCCGGAAGCGTATCTTCAGCGCTACGGAGTAAATTTTTCATCAGAAAATCATATTACCGATAAATTAATTTTCAACACTAAATTTAATTTTAATCAAACCTTTACGCCCAATATTCCAAACTACGATTACAATCCGAGTGGGCACATGTACACCATTCTGATCTGGATGGGTGGCGATGTAAACGGAAGAGATCTCAGAAATCACCTTTGGGTTCCTGGTCAGGAAGGCAGAACGCAGGCCAACTGGAACTACGCATGGTACAACAACCCTTGGTTTGGATCTGAATATTATAAAAATAAAAACAGAACCAATATCATCAATGCGCAAACCGGTTTAGAATATAAAGCAACGCAAGATTTTTCGATAAAAGGTAAAATGTCGATTGTTGAAAATCATAATAAACAGGAGATTTTCAGTCCGTATTCTTATTTCAATTATGATGCACCGAGAAGCGGCGGATATATTTTGAATGATACTAAAACCTGGAACCTCAACTATGATGTTTTAGCGACTTACAAAAAGAAAATTTCAGAGGATTTCGGATTTACGATCAACGCGGGAGGTTCTGGTTTTTATTATAAAAACAATCTCAATAAAGCTTCCACAGACGGTTTAATAATTCCGGAGGTTTATAATTTTGATAACTCCATCGGTGCTTTAAAAAAATATACTTATTTAAAAGAAAAGCTTATTTACAGTGCCTATTCTACGATTGATATTGATTTGTTTAATGCTTTCTTCATTAACGTTTCAGGGCGTAACGACTGGTCTTCTACCCTTCCGAAAGCCAACAGGTCTTACTTCTACCCTTCTGCTTCGGTAAGTGCAGTGATTTCTAATTTGGTTAAAATGCCGGAATCTATCAATTTATTAAAGCTTTCTGCTTCATGGGCGAGAGTGGCGTATGATTTCCAGCCTTATTCCATCAGAAATTATTATCAGAACAACAACGGAGTTGCTTACAACGGAAACCCAACTTTCCTGTATCCGAAAATTTTAAATGTTGAAAATTCATTAAAACCCGAACAGACAAAATCTTATGAATTGGGGTTAAGTGCAGGTTTATTCAACAACAGAGTGACGTTGGATGCTACTTATTTCAGAACATTAGATTACAACAACATCCTTGAATTCCCAAGTGCTGAATCTTCAGGTTTCACTTCTCAATATGTAAACGGAAACGAATATACAACCAAAGGTTTTGAAGTTTCCCTGGGCTTGGTTCCTGTGAAAACGGCTAATTTCACGTGGAGATCATTAATCAACTGGAGTACTTACGAGCAGAAACTGACATCCATCTACGCAGGCATGCCGAATTATAACAATATTAAATTGGGCGAAAGAATGGATAGCTATTACGATACCACTTGGCAAAAATCTCCGGACGGAAAAGTAATTCTAAATGCCGACACGGGAATGCCGACAAGAGCAACCACGCCCACCAACTTAGGACATTTTGCGCCGGACTGGACCTTTGGTTTCAACAACACCTTCAAGTATAAAGAATTATCACTAAACATCGGGATCGACGGAAGTATCGGCGGAGTGATGAGGTCTCAGGTCGTTGAGAAAATGTGGTGGGGAGGAAAACATCCAAACTCTACACAATACAGAGATCTGGAATATGCTAATCCGGGAACCTATTATTTCGTACCAGACGGTGTAAATTATAACGCAACAACAGGAGCTTATACGCAGCACACCAAAGCCATCAGCTTCCAGACGTGGGCACAGAATTATCCTTATCAGGCTAGGGTAACAGAAGATGAAAATGAAATGTTTGCCAATGTTTTCGACAGAACTTTTATCAAGTTAAGATCTGTGGTTCTGGAATATGATTTCTCTTCTTTGCTGAATCCAAAAGGGATGATCAAAGGATTTACCGCCAATATTTCAGGATACAATCTTGTCATGTGGAAAAAATCTAAAAACCTTTACTCAGATCCGGATTTCAAAATTGGAAATGTTGAAGACGGATCAGGAAACGATATTCAGGATCCTTCCAGCAGATGGTTCGGAATCGGGTTTAATCTTAAATTTTAA
- a CDS encoding SusD/RagB family nutrient-binding outer membrane lipoprotein codes for MKNSIKSLFVVGLLALTSCESSLDTINENPNDQASIDPKFLLTYVSKEVFPVNGDNMYASRMLIGTDGENVYQYMKWNDTSFGIYAGGLLNTVKMMEEAAKINNKNYQAIGKFYRAYYFYNLSLKLGSIPYTEAVKGESGITQPKYDSQETVMAGILSELKEANDLINTTDKIEGDIVYNGDATKWKKLINSYRLKILLSLSKKSTVGTYNIATEFANIAGNQPLMASVTDNGELKFADAADSRYTMFNNSGYGSSLYMADYFINLFKDRQDPRLFTFAAQTTGAKEAGKPLTDFTAYNGGNPTSSYSDNAALITAKNISKVNDRFYKDATNEPSNILSYSELEFIMAEAAARGWISSSAKTHYDNAIKASFTFYQTYVKNPNQYFAGFDVNQYLATPLVVYNTSASLPNQLEKIMTQKYMTMFHQGQWTSYQDYLRTGYPNYPLQNGVSAPFRFRYPQSEYNYNSANLQAAVASQYGGNDNINSKPWWLQ; via the coding sequence ATGAAAAATAGTATAAAATCATTATTTGTTGTCGGATTATTGGCATTAACTTCTTGTGAAAGCAGCCTGGACACCATCAATGAAAATCCAAACGATCAGGCGAGTATTGATCCTAAATTTCTTTTAACCTATGTTTCAAAAGAGGTTTTTCCGGTGAATGGAGATAATATGTATGCTTCGCGAATGCTGATCGGAACAGACGGTGAAAATGTTTACCAATACATGAAATGGAATGACACTTCATTCGGAATATATGCCGGCGGGCTTCTGAACACCGTGAAAATGATGGAAGAAGCCGCAAAAATCAATAATAAAAACTATCAGGCCATCGGTAAGTTTTACAGAGCCTATTATTTTTATAATTTAAGTTTAAAACTGGGAAGCATTCCTTACACGGAAGCGGTAAAAGGAGAATCCGGAATCACTCAGCCAAAATATGACAGTCAGGAAACGGTAATGGCAGGAATTTTATCTGAATTAAAAGAAGCCAATGATCTTATTAACACCACTGATAAAATTGAAGGCGATATTGTATACAATGGCGATGCGACAAAGTGGAAAAAGCTGATCAACTCTTACCGTTTGAAGATCTTACTATCACTTTCTAAAAAATCGACAGTCGGAACTTACAATATTGCGACAGAATTTGCGAATATTGCAGGAAATCAGCCATTGATGGCCTCTGTTACCGATAATGGAGAACTGAAATTTGCCGATGCTGCGGACAGCAGGTATACGATGTTCAACAACAGTGGTTACGGTTCGAGTTTATATATGGCAGATTATTTTATTAATCTATTCAAAGACAGGCAAGATCCTCGTTTGTTCACTTTTGCTGCGCAAACTACGGGAGCCAAAGAAGCGGGAAAACCGCTTACTGATTTTACGGCTTACAACGGAGGAAATCCTACGTCTTCGTACTCAGATAATGCCGCATTGATTACCGCTAAAAATATTTCTAAAGTAAATGACCGTTTCTATAAAGACGCCACCAATGAACCATCGAATATTTTAAGCTATTCTGAATTAGAATTTATTATGGCAGAAGCTGCTGCAAGAGGCTGGATTTCAAGTTCTGCAAAAACGCATTATGACAATGCCATTAAAGCAAGCTTCACTTTCTATCAAACCTATGTCAAAAATCCTAATCAGTATTTTGCAGGCTTTGATGTGAATCAATATTTAGCAACTCCACTGGTTGTGTATAATACATCTGCTTCTTTGCCAAATCAGTTGGAAAAAATCATGACGCAAAAATATATGACAATGTTTCATCAGGGACAATGGACTTCCTATCAGGATTATCTGAGAACGGGATATCCTAATTATCCTTTACAAAACGGAGTTTCAGCGCCATTCAGATTCAGATATCCACAATCGGAATACAATTATAACAGCGCCAACCTTCAGGCGGCCGTAGCCTCTCAGTATGGAGGAAATGATAATATCAATTCAAAACCTTGGTGGTTACAGTAA
- a CDS encoding phosphocholine-specific phospholipase C yields the protein MKRREFLEKSSLLLAGLGTSTMLHPSILKALTIEPDAQSTFYDAEHVVILMQENRSFDHAFGSLKGVRGFLDKKAFTKQDGHSVFFQKNDDGKYAAPARLDLRNTKSTWMSSLPHSWDNQQHALNKGKFDKWLQSKASGNKEYKNIPLTLGYYNREDLPFYYQLADAFTIFDQYFCSSLTGTTPNRLFLWSGSLREQQNGKVKANVYNENIDYDKAKQAKWKAFPEILEDQNVSWKIYQNEISLPKGMSGEQESWLSNFTDNPIEWFSKFNVKFSKGYHENIPNIISQLKKEIEKNPKEKERLEGIIAELNSDLEQYKPENFAKLSQKEKNLHEKAFTTNINDPDYHQIEIGKDEHGERLVVPKGDVLHQFRKDVEDKKLPLVSWLVAPEHFSDHPGSPWYGAWYISEVLNILTKDPETWKKTIFIINYDENDGYFDHVLPFAPPMNPSQPVDLNGKEGVEYVDKSQEYMSKENLRDYEKIEGTVGLGYRVPMIIASPWTKGGFVNSEVSDHTSVLQFLEKFIQKKYKKDVKINNISDWRRAICGDLTSAFNSSSVKIPQMDYLNQKDYAKTINSAKNKPVPNLKWYSENELHDNLLEIQERGLKPSNSLPYNYEVNLEDGTIKMSNLAEVGVPLLMYDRTQFDSGKYHFSYALYSKKELSHAVNSGKYDYEVFGPNGFHRSFKGENKPELEISLKNNPSKNEVELTFKKIGKNNITLTIEDFYLKTQKKISLMKAEEKITFNLDKMKGWYDVKINAGQNIWHFSGRIESGKPTVSDPHWA from the coding sequence ATGAAAAGAAGAGAATTTTTAGAAAAATCGAGTTTGCTTTTAGCGGGATTGGGAACTTCTACCATGTTGCACCCTTCTATTTTAAAAGCATTAACAATAGAGCCCGACGCTCAGTCTACCTTTTATGATGCCGAACATGTGGTGATATTGATGCAGGAAAACCGTTCTTTCGATCACGCTTTTGGGTCGTTGAAGGGCGTAAGAGGTTTTTTAGACAAAAAAGCTTTTACCAAACAGGATGGTCATTCTGTTTTCTTTCAAAAAAATGATGATGGAAAATATGCAGCTCCGGCGCGTTTAGATTTAAGAAATACAAAATCTACGTGGATGAGCTCGCTGCCGCATTCCTGGGACAATCAGCAGCATGCGTTGAACAAAGGTAAGTTTGATAAGTGGCTTCAGTCGAAAGCTTCAGGAAATAAAGAGTATAAAAATATTCCGCTAACGTTAGGTTATTATAACCGCGAAGATCTTCCTTTTTATTATCAGTTGGCAGATGCATTTACGATTTTCGATCAGTATTTCTGTTCATCGTTAACGGGAACCACACCCAATCGACTTTTCCTTTGGTCGGGATCGCTTCGTGAACAGCAAAACGGTAAAGTGAAAGCTAATGTTTATAATGAAAATATAGATTACGATAAAGCAAAACAGGCTAAATGGAAAGCATTTCCCGAGATTTTAGAAGATCAAAATGTTTCGTGGAAAATTTATCAGAATGAAATCAGTCTTCCAAAAGGAATGTCTGGTGAACAGGAATCGTGGTTGAGTAATTTCACGGATAATCCGATCGAATGGTTTTCAAAATTCAATGTAAAATTCTCGAAAGGATATCATGAGAATATTCCGAATATCATTTCTCAGTTAAAAAAAGAAATCGAGAAAAACCCTAAGGAAAAAGAGCGATTGGAAGGAATAATTGCTGAACTCAACAGTGATTTGGAACAATATAAACCTGAAAATTTTGCTAAACTTTCTCAAAAAGAAAAGAATCTGCACGAAAAAGCATTTACCACCAATATCAACGATCCTGATTATCATCAAATTGAAATCGGAAAAGACGAACATGGCGAAAGGCTGGTTGTTCCGAAAGGTGATGTTTTGCATCAGTTCAGAAAAGATGTTGAGGATAAAAAGTTGCCTTTGGTTTCCTGGTTGGTGGCTCCCGAACATTTCTCAGATCATCCCGGTTCGCCGTGGTATGGCGCATGGTATATTTCTGAAGTTTTGAATATTTTAACCAAAGATCCTGAAACCTGGAAAAAGACGATCTTCATTATTAATTATGATGAAAATGATGGCTACTTCGATCATGTTTTGCCTTTTGCACCGCCAATGAACCCAAGTCAGCCAGTTGATCTGAACGGAAAAGAAGGCGTAGAATATGTTGACAAAAGCCAGGAATATATGTCGAAGGAAAATTTGAGAGATTACGAAAAAATCGAGGGAACGGTTGGTTTAGGTTATCGTGTTCCGATGATTATTGCTTCGCCTTGGACGAAAGGAGGTTTTGTAAATTCTGAAGTTTCCGATCATACTTCGGTATTGCAGTTTTTGGAAAAATTTATTCAGAAAAAATACAAGAAAGACGTAAAGATCAATAATATCAGCGATTGGAGAAGAGCAATTTGCGGAGATTTGACATCAGCATTTAATTCATCAAGCGTAAAAATTCCGCAAATGGATTATTTAAATCAAAAAGATTATGCTAAAACCATCAATTCTGCGAAAAATAAACCGGTTCCTAATTTGAAATGGTATTCAGAAAATGAATTGCACGATAATTTACTGGAAATTCAGGAAAGAGGTTTAAAACCATCCAATTCTCTTCCTTATAATTATGAGGTGAATCTTGAAGACGGTACAATTAAAATGAGCAATTTAGCTGAGGTTGGTGTTCCTTTGTTGATGTATGATAGAACACAATTTGATTCAGGTAAATATCATTTCTCTTATGCTTTATATTCAAAAAAAGAATTGTCACACGCTGTAAATTCAGGGAAATATGACTATGAAGTTTTCGGTCCCAATGGTTTCCACAGAAGCTTTAAAGGAGAAAACAAACCTGAACTAGAAATTTCGTTAAAAAATAATCCTTCTAAAAATGAAGTAGAACTGACATTTAAAAAGATCGGTAAAAATAATATTACATTAACGATTGAAGATTTTTATCTTAAAACGCAGAAGAAAATTTCATTAATGAAAGCAGAAGAAAAAATCACGTTTAATCTTGATAAAATGAAAGGCTGGTATGATGTAAAAATTAATGCAGGCCAAAATATCTGGCATTTTTCCGGCAGAATAGAATCTGGAAAACCGACCGTTTCTGATCCGCATTGGGCCTAA